The Aquificaceae bacterium genome has a segment encoding these proteins:
- a CDS encoding mechanosensitive ion channel family protein: protein MSLLQTYGTLLLILILVPSLGLFVERFVFYRLRRLSEKSPWGWDKVLIDSLRYIPTLWSFLVALYLVSEELKLPKSIILVKDKAFWLLFIISFALLVSRLVGGFLRLYINRYREDLPATSLVVQVSRVVILAVGVLIALDKIGIAITPILTALGVGGLAVALALKDTLENLFAGFHVLATKQIKVGDYIRLESGEEGFVQDITWRNTILRQPTNNLIIVPNSKLSTSIIINFHMPQPELNVIVPVGVSYDSDLEKVERVTLEVAREVQKEVEGGVPDFEPMIRLTAFGDFSINFNVILRAKDFGSQHLLRHEFIKRLKKRYEQEGIKIPFPVREVYLKDKMC from the coding sequence ATGAGCCTCTTACAAACCTACGGTACACTTCTTTTAATACTTATACTCGTTCCTTCGTTGGGTCTCTTTGTAGAGAGGTTTGTGTTTTATAGGCTAAGAAGATTATCAGAAAAGAGCCCTTGGGGTTGGGATAAGGTTTTAATAGACTCTCTTAGGTATATACCCACCCTTTGGTCCTTTCTGGTCGCCCTATATCTGGTTTCAGAGGAGCTAAAACTACCTAAGAGTATCATCTTAGTTAAGGATAAAGCCTTCTGGCTTCTTTTTATTATTTCCTTCGCACTCCTCGTATCAAGACTGGTAGGTGGCTTTCTTAGACTATACATAAACAGATACAGAGAAGACCTTCCTGCCACTTCTCTTGTGGTGCAAGTTTCTCGTGTTGTTATTCTTGCGGTGGGGGTGCTCATAGCCCTTGATAAAATTGGTATAGCCATAACGCCTATTCTCACCGCACTTGGTGTGGGTGGCTTGGCGGTAGCTTTGGCTCTTAAAGATACCCTTGAGAACCTTTTTGCAGGCTTTCATGTATTGGCAACAAAGCAAATAAAGGTGGGAGACTACATAAGGCTTGAAAGCGGTGAAGAGGGTTTTGTGCAGGACATAACATGGAGAAACACCATTCTGCGTCAGCCTACAAATAACCTTATAATAGTGCCCAACTCTAAGCTCTCTACTTCCATAATCATAAACTTCCACATGCCTCAGCCAGAGCTGAACGTGATAGTGCCTGTGGGTGTTTCTTATGACAGCGATTTAGAAAAGGTAGAAAGGGTTACTCTTGAAGTGGCAAGAGAAGTGCAAAAGGAAGTGGAGGGGGGAGTGCCAGACTTTGAGCCAATGATACGTCTTACTGCCTTTGGAGATTTTTCTATAAACTTTAATGTGATACTTAGAGCAAAGGACTTCGGAAGCCAGCACCTTCTGAGGCACGAGTTTATAAAGAGGCTAAAGAAAAGATACGAGCAAGAGGGTATAAAGATACCTTTCCCAGTGAGGGAGGTTTATTTAAAGGATAAAATGTGTTAA
- a CDS encoding cytochrome C → MDVLGFQPMWYVPAIGSATVIAVIATIHVMASHTSVGASILLAYLATKAYRENIPQLYDYIKKYLLTLLVFSYVSGSISGPGIWFSATVANPRGISALIHNFVWVWAAEWIWFVAEVTLVYILFYTLGRIDQKSWLKLAWIFAIGSWATMYIIVGILSFMLSPGHEKWFTTGNILDAFYNKNYFPHLLMRSAYMFAIAGTIGIVIASLMRKDIPEKVYKDIVRTMSYWGIGGLVFGTMFFGWYVSTLPERSLIMLTGIVPTWYYGLIFGILLILLAHFVLTSIKPTAARAYIALPIYVLIFFMGVYPEEKIRETIRKPYVAGEFVWVNQIIARDVPAKDIKSEVDIINEKGFLQVNAFVPEGLKTITPENKIMAGKAIAILQCSGCHNVTGASGLRPFAKKFEGMDSEEVVYGFLSNYLTPQAHPPYMPYFVGKDEELQALSAYIADMISKGGRVSAKIEVPKATLEAHK, encoded by the coding sequence ATGGATGTGCTTGGCTTTCAGCCCATGTGGTATGTGCCTGCCATAGGCAGTGCCACAGTCATCGCAGTTATCGCCACCATTCACGTCATGGCATCCCACACATCAGTGGGTGCTTCCATTTTGCTGGCATACCTTGCCACAAAAGCCTACCGGGAAAACATCCCCCAGCTCTACGACTACATCAAAAAGTATCTGTTGACATTGCTCGTGTTCTCCTACGTCTCTGGTTCTATAAGCGGTCCTGGTATATGGTTCTCCGCCACAGTGGCAAACCCCAGAGGTATATCTGCCCTTATACACAACTTCGTTTGGGTCTGGGCTGCAGAGTGGATATGGTTCGTGGCTGAGGTGACGCTGGTCTATATACTCTTTTATACCCTTGGCAGGATAGACCAAAAGAGCTGGTTAAAGCTCGCGTGGATTTTTGCCATAGGCTCTTGGGCAACCATGTATATCATCGTAGGCATACTCTCCTTCATGCTCTCACCGGGTCATGAAAAGTGGTTTACTACAGGAAACATCCTTGACGCTTTTTATAACAAGAACTACTTCCCACACCTTCTTATGAGAAGTGCCTACATGTTTGCTATAGCGGGCACTATAGGTATAGTTATCGCAAGCCTTATGAGAAAGGATATACCCGAGAAAGTCTACAAGGACATAGTTAGAACCATGTCCTACTGGGGCATAGGTGGTCTTGTCTTTGGAACTATGTTCTTTGGATGGTATGTCTCCACACTACCAGAAAGAAGCCTCATAATGCTCACTGGAATAGTGCCAACATGGTATTATGGTCTAATATTCGGCATACTTCTTATCCTCCTCGCACACTTTGTGCTTACTTCCATAAAACCAACCGCTGCAAGAGCTTATATCGCATTACCCATATACGTGCTCATATTCTTCATGGGTGTATATCCAGAAGAGAAGATAAGGGAAACCATCCGCAAACCCTATGTGGCTGGTGAATTTGTGTGGGTCAACCAAATTATCGCCAGGGATGTGCCAGCCAAGGATATAAAGTCTGAGGTGGACATCATTAACGAAAAGGGCTTTCTCCAAGTCAACGCCTTTGTGCCAGAGGGTCTAAAAACCATAACACCCGAAAACAAGATAATGGCAGGAAAGGCAATAGCTATACTCCAATGCTCTGGATGCCACAATGTGACAGGAGCTTCTGGTCTCAGACCTTTTGCTAAGAAATTTGAAGGCATGGACTCAGAGGAGGTGGTCTATGGTTTCCTCTCCAACTACCTTACTCCTCAAGCTCATCCTCCATACATGCCCTACTTTGTGGGTAAGGACGAAGAGCTCCAAGCCCTTTCAGCCTACATAGCGGATATGATCTCAAAGGGTGGTAGAGTCTCTGCCAAGATAGAAGTGCCAAAAGCAACTCTGGAGGCACATAAATAA
- the malQ gene encoding 4-alpha-glucanotransferase: MTFIIVKGLKCYLVERKAGILLHISSLPSDFGIGDLGPNAYRFVDLLAESGQSLWQVLPLSPTELEHGNSPYYSSSLFAGNPLFISPELLYQEGLLDRQTLESLRVEPSDRVDYKRVYALKAHMLEKALENFKESQEFYLFCQEQAYWLEDYVRFNLIKKKLKKPWWEWKQLPELSEREVLREKVVQFLFFKQWKALRTYANSKGVSLVGDLPIYPAPDSVDVWANREIFKLREDGLPEVVAGVPPDYFSKTGQLWGNPVYRWDRLKERGFDWWLLRIRHALELFDLVRLDHFRGFCAFYQVPYGEKTAEKGWWEKAEGYSLFETIRKEFPHMPFIAEDLGTIDQEVHSLRDHFGLPGMKVLVFAFFDKNSDHLPHNHTYNSVVYTTTHDNMPIRGWFFEELNEWQRARVLDYLGYTPESISHALVRLAYMSVAKYCVIAMQDLLELGQEARMNTPAKPEGNWEWKLREMPDRELWEWVGLMCELYGRKI, from the coding sequence ATGACTTTTATCATCGTCAAGGGTTTAAAATGTTATCTCGTGGAAAGAAAGGCTGGCATTTTGCTCCACATAAGCTCTCTTCCCTCCGACTTTGGCATAGGAGACCTTGGACCTAACGCCTACAGGTTTGTGGACCTTTTGGCGGAATCTGGTCAAAGTCTTTGGCAGGTTTTACCCCTTAGCCCCACAGAGTTGGAGCATGGAAACTCACCCTACTACTCTTCTTCTCTCTTTGCAGGAAACCCTCTATTTATAAGCCCAGAACTTTTATACCAGGAAGGTCTATTAGACAGACAGACCCTTGAGAGCTTAAGGGTAGAGCCCTCCGATAGGGTAGACTACAAGAGGGTTTACGCCTTAAAGGCACATATGCTGGAAAAGGCTTTGGAAAACTTCAAGGAGAGCCAAGAGTTTTACCTCTTTTGCCAAGAGCAGGCATACTGGCTTGAGGACTATGTTAGATTTAACCTAATAAAGAAAAAACTTAAAAAGCCTTGGTGGGAATGGAAACAGTTGCCAGAGCTTTCAGAGAGGGAAGTTCTAAGAGAAAAGGTAGTCCAGTTTCTTTTCTTCAAGCAATGGAAGGCTTTAAGAACCTACGCCAACTCAAAGGGTGTGAGCCTTGTGGGAGACCTACCCATATACCCTGCACCAGACAGTGTGGATGTTTGGGCAAACAGAGAGATATTCAAGCTAAGAGAGGATGGACTTCCAGAGGTGGTGGCTGGCGTGCCACCCGACTACTTTTCAAAAACGGGACAGCTTTGGGGAAACCCCGTATACAGATGGGACAGGCTAAAGGAAAGGGGTTTTGACTGGTGGCTTTTGAGAATAAGGCATGCCCTTGAGCTTTTTGACCTTGTAAGGCTTGACCACTTTAGAGGCTTTTGTGCCTTTTATCAAGTTCCCTATGGAGAAAAGACCGCAGAAAAAGGCTGGTGGGAAAAAGCAGAGGGCTATAGTCTTTTTGAAACTATAAGAAAAGAGTTTCCACACATGCCTTTTATAGCAGAAGACCTTGGCACAATAGACCAAGAGGTTCATAGCCTAAGAGACCACTTTGGACTGCCGGGAATGAAAGTCTTAGTCTTTGCCTTTTTTGACAAAAACTCAGACCACCTACCTCACAACCACACCTATAACTCTGTGGTCTACACCACCACCCATGACAACATGCCTATAAGAGGGTGGTTCTTTGAAGAATTAAACGAGTGGCAGAGGGCAAGGGTTTTAGACTATCTTGGATACACACCTGAGAGCATAAGCCATGCACTTGTTAGACTTGCTTACATGTCTGTGGCAAAGTATTGCGTAATTGCTATGCAAGACCTACTTGAGCTCGGACAAGAGGCAAGGATGAACACTCCTGCCAAGCCAGAAGGCAACTGGGAGTGGAAGTTAAGGGAAATGCCAGATAGAGAGCTTTGGGAGTGGGTCGGTTTAATGTGTGAGCTGTATGGGAGGAAAATTTAG